In Lysobacter firmicutimachus, one genomic interval encodes:
- the ntrC gene encoding nitrogen regulation protein NR(I), which yields MSAARIWVVDDDRSVRFVLATALRAAGYRVDEFENAADALDALDARGAPELLFTDVRMPGDGGLVLLEKLKARAPALPVVVMSAYTDVASTAGAFRGGAQEFLSKPFDLDEAVALAARTLAANGAPEPAPAAAEEAPADTLIGDTPAMLNLFRAIGRLAQAPLSVLITGETGTGKELVARALHRESPRSARPFVALNTAAIPAELLESELFGHEAGAFTGAQRRHIGRFEQADGGSLFLDEIGDMPLPLQTRLLRVLAEGEFFRVGGRELIRVDVRVIAATHQDLENLVAQGRFRADLLHRLDVVRLRLPPLRERRADVPQLAERFLAAAAARFAAPIKRLSKPALERLLAHDWPGNVRELENVCWRLAALAPGETLTRADLDEVLDVAEAPTAGATQWELQLSAWVRAQLAEGRANLHAEARERFDHALLEAALEHTGGRRTEAAARLGLGRNTLTRKLGPGRRGA from the coding sequence GTGAGCGCCGCACGCATCTGGGTCGTCGACGACGACCGTTCGGTCCGCTTCGTTCTGGCCACCGCCCTGCGCGCCGCCGGCTACCGCGTCGACGAATTCGAGAACGCCGCCGATGCGCTGGACGCGCTCGATGCGCGCGGCGCGCCGGAGCTGCTGTTCACCGACGTGCGCATGCCCGGCGACGGCGGCCTGGTACTGCTGGAGAAACTGAAAGCGCGCGCGCCGGCGCTGCCGGTGGTGGTGATGAGCGCCTACACCGACGTCGCCAGCACCGCCGGCGCGTTCCGCGGCGGCGCGCAGGAGTTCCTGTCCAAGCCCTTCGATCTGGACGAGGCGGTGGCGCTGGCCGCGCGCACCCTGGCCGCGAACGGCGCGCCCGAGCCGGCGCCTGCGGCGGCCGAGGAGGCGCCGGCCGATACGCTGATCGGCGACACCCCGGCGATGCTCAACCTGTTCCGCGCGATCGGCCGCTTGGCGCAGGCGCCGCTGTCGGTGCTGATCACCGGCGAAACCGGCACCGGCAAGGAGCTGGTCGCGCGCGCGCTGCACCGCGAATCGCCGCGTTCGGCGCGGCCGTTCGTGGCCTTGAACACCGCCGCGATTCCGGCCGAACTGTTGGAAAGCGAACTGTTCGGCCACGAGGCCGGCGCTTTCACCGGCGCCCAGCGCCGCCACATCGGCCGCTTCGAGCAGGCCGACGGCGGCAGCCTGTTTCTCGACGAGATCGGCGACATGCCGTTGCCGTTGCAGACCCGGCTGTTGCGCGTGTTGGCCGAGGGCGAGTTCTTCCGCGTCGGCGGGCGCGAACTGATCCGGGTCGATGTGCGGGTGATCGCCGCGACCCATCAGGACCTGGAAAACCTGGTCGCGCAGGGACGCTTCCGCGCCGACCTGCTGCACCGGCTCGACGTGGTGCGGTTGCGCTTGCCGCCGCTGCGCGAGCGCCGCGCCGACGTGCCGCAGTTGGCCGAGCGCTTCCTCGCGGCGGCCGCGGCGCGCTTCGCCGCGCCGATCAAGCGCCTGTCCAAGCCGGCGCTGGAACGCCTGCTGGCGCACGACTGGCCCGGCAACGTGCGCGAACTGGAGAACGTGTGCTGGCGCCTGGCCGCGTTGGCGCCGGGCGAGACCCTCACCCGCGCCGACCTGGACGAAGTGCTGGACGTGGCCGAAGCGCCTACTGCGGGCGCGACGCAATGGGAACTCCAGTTGTCGGCCTGGGTGCGCGCGCAGTTGGCCGAGGGCCGCGCCAATCTGCATGCCGAGGCGCGCGAGCGCTTCGACCACGCCTTGCTCGAAGCGGCGCTGGAGCACACCGGCGGACGCCGCACCGAAGCGGCGGCGCGCCTGGGGCTGGGGCGCAATACGCTGACGCGCAAGCTTGGCCCGGGCCGGCGCGGCGCGTGA
- a CDS encoding acetyl-CoA C-acetyltransferase: protein MRPNRPVAVLGGVRIPFCRQNTAYADVGNLGMSVRTLGALVEKFGLHGQQLGEVAMGAVIKHSNDWNLGREAALSSGLSPLTPGITLQRACGTSLDSIITIANKIAVGQIEAGIGGGSDTTSDVPIVYGKQLRRRLLEAARAKTTKDKLAAFKGFHLRELKPEFPGVAEPRTGKSMGDHCEDMAKQWNISRDSQDEWALSSHQKLAAAYERGFFDDLVVSFRGVSRDNILRPDSSLEKLATLKPAFDKTSGRGTLTAANSTPLTDGAAACLLASEEWAQAHGHEVLCYLRDAQVSAVDFVHGEGLLMAPTVAVPEMLKRNGLSLQDFDIYEIHEAFAAQVLCTLRAWESEEYCKNRLGLDAPLGKIDPAKINPNGSSLAAGHPFAATGARIVATAAKELKQRGGGRCLISICTAGGMGVVAILER, encoded by the coding sequence ATGCGTCCAAACCGTCCCGTCGCCGTGCTCGGTGGCGTGCGTATTCCGTTCTGCCGCCAGAACACGGCCTATGCGGACGTGGGCAATCTGGGCATGTCGGTCCGCACCCTCGGCGCGCTGGTCGAGAAATTCGGCCTGCACGGGCAGCAGCTCGGCGAAGTCGCGATGGGCGCGGTGATCAAGCACAGCAACGACTGGAACCTCGGCCGCGAGGCCGCGCTGTCCTCCGGGCTGTCGCCGCTGACCCCGGGCATCACCCTGCAACGCGCCTGCGGCACTTCGCTGGATTCGATCATCACCATCGCCAACAAGATCGCGGTGGGCCAGATCGAGGCCGGCATCGGCGGCGGCTCGGACACCACCTCCGACGTGCCGATCGTGTACGGCAAGCAGTTGCGCCGGCGCCTGCTCGAAGCGGCGCGGGCCAAGACCACCAAGGACAAGCTGGCCGCGTTCAAGGGCTTCCACCTGCGCGAGCTCAAGCCCGAGTTCCCCGGCGTCGCCGAGCCGCGCACCGGCAAGAGCATGGGCGATCACTGCGAGGACATGGCCAAGCAGTGGAACATCTCGCGCGACTCGCAGGACGAGTGGGCACTGTCCTCGCACCAGAAGCTGGCCGCGGCGTATGAGCGCGGCTTCTTCGACGACCTGGTGGTGAGCTTCCGCGGCGTCTCGCGCGACAACATCCTGCGTCCGGACAGCTCGCTGGAGAAGCTGGCCACGCTGAAACCGGCGTTCGACAAGACCTCCGGCCGCGGCACCCTGACCGCGGCCAACTCGACCCCGCTGACCGACGGCGCCGCGGCCTGCCTGCTGGCCTCGGAGGAATGGGCCCAGGCCCACGGCCACGAGGTGCTGTGCTACTTGCGCGACGCGCAGGTGTCGGCGGTCGATTTCGTCCACGGCGAAGGCTTGCTGATGGCGCCGACCGTGGCCGTGCCGGAGATGCTCAAGCGCAACGGTTTGAGCCTGCAGGACTTCGACATCTACGAGATCCACGAGGCCTTCGCCGCGCAGGTGCTGTGCACGCTGCGCGCCTGGGAGAGCGAGGAGTACTGCAAGAACCGCCTCGGCCTGGACGCGCCGCTGGGCAAGATCGACCCGGCCAAGATCAATCCCAACGGTTCCTCGCTGGCGGCCGGCCATCCCTTCGCCGCGACCGGCGCGCGCATCGTCGCCACCGCGGCCAAGGAACTCAAGCAGCGCGGCGGCGGCCGCTGTCTGATCTCGATCTGCACCGCCGGCGGCATGGGCGTGGTGGCGATCCTGGAGCGTTGA
- a CDS encoding two-component system sensor histidine kinase NtrB, producing the protein MPSDPQPAPDLSQDSLTTPMAWTDPAGAIAGCNLAFSRWFGIGARRLLGWPLAGLDADDDGRLARALARAGGDEAPLRMRRMRLRYAGGEDRFADLWLSRRDTGGWLLEAHPVDEFPGDDPALLLPSALSASLKGLAHELRNPLAGLKGAAQLLGRRIDDLEGRELVELIDSEVERLAALVDRLLVATPPRPHAPLNIHAVLERVLRLAEADAGWAVRLVRDYDPSLPEFFGDADRLMQALWNLVRNAIEAGASHVHLRTRIEHGVRIADSVHPIALRLEIVDDGRGVPEELAEQLFLPLVSGRAEGSGLGLALAQQVSREHRGSLAYRSRPGHTVFTLLLPMQIDGGAEETRP; encoded by the coding sequence ATGCCCTCCGACCCCCAGCCCGCGCCCGACCTGAGCCAGGACAGCCTGACCACGCCGATGGCCTGGACCGATCCGGCCGGGGCGATCGCCGGCTGCAACTTGGCGTTCTCGCGTTGGTTCGGGATCGGCGCGCGGCGCCTGTTGGGCTGGCCCTTGGCGGGGTTGGACGCGGACGACGACGGCCGCCTGGCGCGGGCGTTGGCGCGCGCCGGCGGCGATGAGGCGCCGCTGCGGATGCGGCGCATGCGCCTGCGCTATGCCGGCGGCGAGGACCGCTTCGCCGACCTGTGGCTGAGCCGGCGCGACACCGGCGGCTGGCTGTTGGAAGCGCATCCGGTCGACGAGTTCCCCGGCGACGACCCGGCCTTGCTGCTGCCTTCGGCCTTGTCGGCCTCGTTGAAAGGCCTGGCGCACGAACTGCGCAATCCGCTCGCCGGCCTCAAGGGCGCGGCGCAGTTGTTGGGGCGGCGGATCGACGACCTGGAAGGGCGCGAGCTGGTCGAGCTGATCGACAGCGAAGTCGAGCGCCTCGCCGCTTTGGTCGATCGCTTGCTGGTCGCGACCCCGCCGCGGCCGCATGCGCCGCTGAACATCCACGCCGTGCTCGAGCGCGTGCTGCGCCTGGCCGAGGCCGACGCCGGCTGGGCGGTGCGGCTGGTGCGCGACTACGACCCCAGCCTGCCGGAGTTCTTCGGCGACGCCGACCGTCTGATGCAGGCGCTGTGGAACCTGGTGCGCAACGCGATCGAAGCCGGCGCCAGCCACGTCCATCTGCGCACCCGCATCGAGCACGGCGTGCGCATCGCCGACAGCGTGCATCCGATCGCCCTGCGCCTGGAAATCGTCGACGACGGCCGCGGCGTGCCCGAGGAACTGGCCGAGCAATTGTTCCTGCCGCTGGTGTCGGGCCGCGCCGAAGGCAGCGGCCTGGGGCTGGCGCTGGCGCAGCAGGTCTCGCGCGAGCACCGCGGTTCGCTGGCCTATCGCTCGCGACCGGGCCATACCGTATTCACCCTGCTGCTGCCGATGCAGATCGACGGCGGCGCCGAGGAGACGCGCCCGTGA
- a CDS encoding superoxide dismutase family protein, whose translation MFPILRTASIAVATLALAACGGQPVKKPTPPPGPRPVSTAQSAVAVMASASGSLVSGKLTLRPMGDGVHLTGEIGGLGANRSHAIHIHEKGDCSAADASSAGGHFNPSGQPHGQVGHGPHHAGDMNNLVADAEGVAKVDVHASGVTLGGGAINDVAGRAVIVHAAADDYASQPAGNAGARLACGIIKIAR comes from the coding sequence ATGTTCCCGATCCTGCGCACCGCCTCGATCGCCGTAGCCACGCTCGCGCTCGCCGCTTGCGGCGGCCAGCCCGTCAAGAAGCCCACGCCGCCGCCGGGGCCCAGGCCGGTGTCGACCGCGCAATCCGCGGTCGCGGTGATGGCCTCGGCCTCCGGCAGCCTGGTCAGCGGCAAGCTGACCCTGCGGCCGATGGGCGACGGTGTGCACCTGACCGGCGAGATCGGCGGCCTCGGCGCCAACCGCAGCCACGCCATCCACATCCACGAGAAGGGCGATTGCAGCGCGGCCGACGCCAGCAGCGCCGGCGGCCACTTCAATCCTTCCGGCCAGCCGCACGGGCAGGTCGGGCACGGCCCGCACCACGCCGGCGACATGAACAACCTGGTCGCCGACGCCGAGGGCGTGGCCAAGGTCGATGTGCACGCCAGCGGCGTCACCCTCGGCGGCGGCGCGATCAACGACGTCGCCGGCCGCGCGGTGATCGTGCATGCCGCCGCCGACGACTACGCCAGCCAGCCGGCCGGCAACGCCGGCGCGCGCCTGGCTTGCGGCATCATCAAGATCGCGCGCTGA
- a CDS encoding LysR family transcriptional regulator yields the protein MSEWTMSIDWDDLKTVLAIARHGTLSAAARALGTSQPTVGRRLEALEQRLGAKLFDREAIGLRATALGHSLLEGLEQMDSGAAAVQRQVAARDTGLSGEIRVTSLDWLGDEVVAPMLARFGALHPGLEIELVNDTRVYNLARREADLAFRFGAFTQENLIERRIGEAAYALYAAEDYLQRHGRPEPGDGFAGHAVAYLDRAAGEVPHEQWLPPLAHAARTVLRCNGLRAHLAAVRAGAAMAVLPCLLGEREPSLRRVPLAQAMPLRSVRLGFHSDLRDTPRIRALVDYVVAQFAELADELNPAMKEGAEGKRA from the coding sequence ATGAGCGAGTGGACGATGTCGATCGATTGGGACGATCTCAAGACCGTATTGGCGATCGCGCGCCACGGCACGCTCAGCGCCGCCGCGCGCGCGCTCGGCACCAGCCAGCCCACGGTCGGGCGCCGGCTGGAGGCCCTGGAGCAGCGGCTGGGCGCGAAGCTGTTCGACCGCGAAGCGATCGGCTTGCGCGCTACCGCGCTCGGTCATTCGCTGCTGGAAGGTCTGGAGCAGATGGATTCCGGGGCCGCGGCGGTGCAGCGCCAGGTCGCCGCGCGCGATACCGGCCTGTCGGGCGAGATCCGGGTCACCAGCCTGGATTGGCTCGGCGACGAGGTGGTGGCGCCGATGCTGGCGCGTTTCGGCGCCCTGCATCCGGGGCTGGAGATCGAGCTGGTCAACGACACCCGGGTCTACAACCTGGCCCGGCGCGAAGCCGATCTGGCGTTCCGCTTCGGCGCTTTCACCCAGGAGAACCTGATCGAGCGCCGCATCGGCGAAGCGGCGTATGCGCTGTACGCGGCCGAGGACTATCTGCAGCGGCACGGCCGGCCCGAGCCCGGCGACGGTTTCGCCGGCCACGCCGTGGCGTATCTGGACCGCGCCGCCGGCGAGGTGCCGCACGAGCAGTGGCTGCCGCCGCTGGCGCACGCGGCGCGCACGGTCCTGCGCTGCAACGGCTTGCGCGCGCACCTGGCCGCGGTGCGTGCCGGCGCGGCGATGGCGGTGCTGCCTTGCCTGCTCGGCGAGCGCGAGCCTTCGCTGCGGCGAGTGCCGCTGGCGCAGGCCATGCCGCTGCGCTCGGTGCGGCTGGGCTTTCACTCCGATCTGCGCGACACCCCGCGCATCCGCGCCCTGGTCGACTACGTGGTGGCGCAGTTCGCCGAGCTCGCCGACGAATTGAATCCCGCAATGAAAGAAGGGGCCGAGGGCAAGCGCGCCTGA
- a CDS encoding GNAT family N-acetyltransferase produces MSRLRIRDAVAADRDLIADWMVAMAWETEHKRLDPPTVQAGVGAGLADPAKARYFVAMREAEVAGHETIAVPAGTLMLTREWSDWRNGDWWWIQSVYVAAEHRRQGVYQALHSHVAALARATPGVVGLRLYVERGNAAAQRTYRAMGMDDAGYDIYEQGT; encoded by the coding sequence ATGAGCCGATTGCGCATTCGCGACGCCGTCGCCGCCGACCGCGACCTGATCGCCGACTGGATGGTCGCGATGGCCTGGGAGACCGAGCACAAGCGGCTCGACCCGCCGACCGTGCAGGCCGGCGTGGGCGCCGGCCTGGCCGATCCGGCCAAGGCGCGCTACTTCGTCGCCATGCGCGAGGCCGAAGTCGCCGGCCACGAGACCATCGCGGTGCCTGCGGGCACCTTGATGCTGACCCGCGAGTGGAGCGACTGGCGCAACGGCGACTGGTGGTGGATCCAGAGCGTGTACGTGGCCGCCGAGCATCGTCGTCAGGGCGTGTACCAGGCCCTGCACAGCCACGTCGCGGCCCTGGCCCGGGCGACGCCCGGCGTGGTCGGCCTGCGCCTGTACGTCGAACGCGGCAATGCCGCGGCGCAGCGCACCTACCGGGCGATGGGCATGGACGACGCGGGCTACGACATCTACGAGCAGGGCACCTGA
- a CDS encoding sulfatase-like hydrolase/transferase, with protein MALSDLFRYGAQPNLLLIITDQERSLAQWPEPYRAKLGARLKAMRRLAGHGLSFDRAYTGACMCTPSRATFLTSQYPAVTGCTTTGADSLPLPDVLPNLATVAQAAGYGCYWIGKWHLLGGNEPGSSPNDLSRWGFSDWDPNDAGLSLGPTYLGGGTLATAPPSPGAPNQNDQRYLADALKFLAAPPPSPYCLVVSLVNPHDSHLGFLDLAATYYDATVYGASGASVPANAGEDLAGKPRAQASYAWSAMAATGAQQQDFVDFYAYLLEYVDSQILQLLDAMSREQIDNTLIVRFADHGELGLSHGLVEKFVNAYDEALHVPLLFSNPIAWPRPQRSQCLASSVDLLPTLASLLGVADQFPDLVGRDLSPALADPEASVQDEVHFTYDDIGGAGPSTIRAIRSEQWTYAVYLPPEDQPDQGGDWELYDHRTDPQQDRNLAGDPAYRDQQWLLEQALVAQMQAKGTLPTNWPPAYVPGRSRGGPA; from the coding sequence ATGGCCCTGAGCGATCTGTTCCGCTACGGCGCACAGCCGAACCTGCTGCTGATCATCACCGACCAGGAACGCAGCCTGGCGCAGTGGCCCGAACCCTACCGGGCCAAGCTCGGCGCCCGGCTCAAGGCGATGCGGCGCCTGGCCGGGCATGGCCTGAGCTTCGATCGCGCCTACACCGGCGCCTGCATGTGCACGCCGAGCCGGGCGACCTTCCTGACCAGCCAGTACCCCGCGGTCACCGGCTGCACCACCACCGGCGCCGATTCGCTGCCGCTGCCCGACGTGCTGCCCAACCTGGCCACCGTCGCGCAAGCCGCCGGCTACGGCTGCTATTGGATCGGCAAATGGCATCTGCTCGGCGGTAACGAGCCCGGCAGCAGCCCGAACGATCTGAGCCGCTGGGGCTTTTCCGACTGGGACCCGAACGATGCCGGGCTGAGCCTGGGCCCGACCTATCTGGGCGGCGGCACCCTGGCCACGGCGCCGCCGTCGCCCGGCGCGCCGAACCAGAACGATCAGCGCTATCTGGCCGACGCGCTCAAGTTCCTCGCCGCGCCGCCGCCGTCGCCCTATTGCCTGGTGGTATCGCTGGTCAATCCGCACGACTCGCATCTGGGCTTCCTCGACCTGGCCGCGACCTACTACGACGCCACGGTGTACGGCGCCAGCGGTGCGTCGGTGCCGGCCAACGCCGGCGAAGACCTCGCCGGCAAACCGCGCGCGCAGGCCAGTTACGCCTGGAGCGCGATGGCCGCAACCGGGGCGCAGCAGCAGGACTTCGTCGATTTCTACGCTTATCTGCTCGAGTACGTGGATTCGCAGATCCTGCAGCTGCTGGACGCGATGAGCCGCGAGCAGATCGACAACACCCTGATCGTGCGCTTCGCCGATCACGGCGAACTCGGGCTCTCGCACGGGCTGGTGGAGAAATTCGTCAACGCTTACGACGAGGCACTGCACGTGCCGCTGCTGTTCTCCAATCCGATCGCCTGGCCGCGACCGCAGCGCAGCCAGTGCCTGGCCAGTTCGGTCGACCTGCTGCCGACCCTGGCGTCCCTGCTCGGCGTCGCCGACCAGTTTCCCGACCTGGTCGGTCGCGACCTGAGCCCGGCGCTGGCCGATCCCGAGGCTTCGGTGCAGGACGAGGTGCATTTCACCTACGACGATATCGGCGGCGCCGGGCCGAGCACGATCCGCGCGATCCGCAGCGAACAATGGACCTATGCGGTCTACCTGCCGCCGGAGGACCAGCCGGACCAGGGCGGCGACTGGGAGTTGTACGACCACCGCACCGACCCGCAGCAGGACCGCAACCTGGCCGGCGACCCGGCGTACCGGGACCAGCAATGGCTGCTGGAGCAGGCGCTGGTGGCGCAAATGCAGGCCAAGGGCACGCTGCCGACGAACTGGCCGCCGGCCTACGTGCCCGGCCGCAGCCGCGGCGGGCCGGCGTAG